The genome window ACGGCACCGATTCGCTACAGTTGGGAGGAgcgcaccatcaccgccCCCTCGTCGGAGTCGTGCGAGTGTGAGCGCGACATCAGCTCCGTTGCAGAAATGTTTAAGTGCCGCCTCGTGGGCGGTGGGCTCATTTCTAGCAGGAAGGCCGCCGAGGATTTGGCTGAGCGGAGCTGCCACAGCCACTTTCACGGTGCACACCCCGGCCATTCTCACTAGGCCGAAGTACGAGACACCACGTGCGTGTGGACGCTCTCAGCCCTCGTCAAAGCGTATGCGTGTCTGTTGTAGTGCCTTTTCTCCTGTGAAGGGCGGCGTTGAGCTCCACTAGCTCCCTTCTCCTTTAGGGAAACCACGTAGATCAGAAAAGAGCAGACCTGATAACATGCGTCATTTTTTGCTTCGGTATTTCTATGTGGGATGGATTCTGGCAAGATGTCCCTTCGGACGCAGCAACAGAGAGTGGTTGTCTGCGCTACGGTGTGTGGCACTGGGGGCTGCGTGTGAGCACACATCTGTGGAtgagtgtgtgcgtatgaAGTACGGGGAGAGGAGTACATGTGACCAGCCGCGGTGCGACTGACTTGCCGGCAAACATCCAACTCGTATGTCCTGCCATGTCAGTCGCTTTGGGGCGAATATAAAACTCAACGGTGTACGAAATGATAGCGGTCTATCTCTGTACCGCCATCACACAAGCAGCCACGACCAACTTACCCTCGCCCCCTCAGCGATCTTTCCCCCATCCCCTGCGAGCTCGCATAGGCCTTCTTGTGCTTTTCGCTTCGTTTGCGCAGAAAGGAAggtgggagaagggggacCCACATAGCGGGACCCAACGCTGCACAAACGCCCACAGACGTGTCATATATACCTCAGCGAAGAGAATCGGGTGTACATAATGTCACCTCAAGCCGCACCGCCCACCCCTTCTCGATGTGGGCGTTGTtttgtgtatgtgcgtaATGCGTGTGCCTGTTTGCATGCGGTGTGGCAGTGGCCATGATATGGGGTAGCAGAGGACTCCTCCTTGCGGCGAGTTTCAATGTGACATCTTTTCGGCCAGCAAACAGAGTCGGTGGTGCCGAAACAGCGGAGGGTCCGGGGAGCAGGTATTAGCTGGGGGGCACACATCTGTCGGGCCGTCACCGCTTATgggtgctctctctctctcttatatatatatagcgtgtttcttttgttttctctgaATAAAAACACGTCTGAACAATCCTCTTTACCCACACCCTCTTGGGGGGCTTCTGTGCGGCGCACCCATGAGGCCAGCGCCCCGCGGGCAACGTTGTCACACGTGTGGTGGATGAGGTGAGCTCCCGCCCTTCaaactccccccccccgagtcagagaagaagcgcacgtgTGCAAGGGATACGAAATCGTTTCACTGACCTCAGGAAGCAAGCGactgcacctgctgcgcgcccccccccccttcccccggGGGCAAATTGGGTGTTTGTGCGTCTGGAGGTGTGCatgttttctcttctccttctccactCGTATCCTTCTGCTTTCTGCCGTTGCTCTCCAATTCAACCTGTACAAATCCtactgtctctccctctctctctcttgcttgcTTGCTTGCTTTTTCCGCTTCACGTGAAATGGGAACGAgtcttctccgcctctccaccagcagctgttctctccctccaaGGCGTGTCTGTCTGCACGTGCTggcgtgtgcagctgtgcagccCCCACCCGTTTCGTTGGCTCCACCCTGCTGCTTGAGTGCGCACATGACTCTTATCTTGGCTCCTTTTGTTTCTGTTGAGAACGATGGACGACGACTACGCTTTCTTCGAGTCCGACAACCTAGTCGAGGAGGAACTCCCTGTCATTGGTGACTTCCCCGACCCCATCGCACAGTTTGGCGGCATTGGTGTCGAGCACACCGGCACAATCAGGGATTTGGACCTCACAGCGGACGATCGCCTCGCCGCGGCCACGTTCCctggcggcgatggcgctgctgtcagCTTGGATCTGGACGAACTCCCTCCACCCATTGGGAACGTGCAAGAGTTCCTGCCGAATGTTCACCCGGACGCCTTCCCTGTTGTTGTAGCCGTGCAGGCCCAGGCCAGCATTCCAGTCGGCATTAACCTCGCTGAACTCAGCTGTGCCACACGCAACGTGGAGTACATGCCGAACAACCGAATTCCCTCTGCGACGATGCGGTTGCATGAACCAACCGCCGTGGTAATGATGCACAACTCAGGGGCTCTCAGCATCATTGGCGCAGCGAGCGTCAGTGAAGCACGCCAGGCAGCGGAGCTGGCCGCTCGTATCATTCGCAAAGCTCTCAATCTCGAGTTCGCATCCCTCAAGTTCCGTGTCCGCTCCATCGCGGCGCGCTTCAATGTGTGCAGTCCGATTCGTCTCGACAAGCTCGCCGCCTACAAACTAGACCCTGCCCTGTCGATCGGGGTGGCAAAGCTTCAAGTCAGCTACGAGCCAGAGCGCTTCAACGGCTGTGTGCTTCGCCTCGTCGGCAAGTCCTCGCGCGGCGACAACCAATGGAGCGTGAGCTGCAGTGTTTTCGTGACCGGTAAGGTGCAGCTGATGGGTGCCCGCAGCATGGATGAACTGCGCTTTGCCTTCAACGCGTTTGTGCCCATCATTGCCAAGAATTTAGACGAGCGGAAAACAACTTAGTGACGCGTGTAGAGAAGAGTGTGCATGTGCGGGTGTCGACGTACCCCGTGGGTGGTGTCGATGATTGTTAATACTGTGCTATGCCCTGTGGTGACTCctgactgctgctgttttgcGTCATTCAGCTGCTACTCCAACGACTTCACCgtaaggaggagaaggaaaaaagggaaaaggggaaaactGAGTTATTGTGTTGCTCACCGTGTCGTTCGTCCCCTCTGTTGCTCCGTTGTGCGCGACTGATGGCCGcattccctctcttcctctttgccTGGGGCTGCTCTTGAGCATCAGTGCGTCACTCCACGACAGTATTGCAGTCTCCTCCTGCATTAGCGATCTCTTCTTTAAGAACTCAACGAAGAAATGCGAAACAGAATCGTATGCACGAGGTACCTGGGCTCTCTCTTACGCATTACCTTTGTGGAGAGGAAGATGGCGAGGTTCGGTATGGAGAGTCACAAGGCAAAAAGGAAACACGCAGCTGTACTGgtccaccactaccaccatcCCCTTCGTCGGCTTCCAGGCCAGAAGAGCTCCGCGTTCGCTCATTTCACTCAACCTCAAATGAAGTTTTAGCGGCagcactcacacacacacacagagagaaacagccacatgcacatgcacgccCATccagggaaagagaaaggctGGCATGGCTTCCCTTCCCCGCTTTCCCTATCTGCGCCATTCTCTGCACTGTCTCTTTCCTGCAGAATCTATCTTGGGAGTTGctacacatacacgcgcgtGTACACCATCCGTACCCGGGTCCCCTTGCCCTACCCCAGCACAAGCACTATCATAGCGGCAACACTGCACGAgcatcgccccccccccccatcccaCGCAACgtctttcttctttctctctccccttcatcCCCCATCTTACTCTGTATCACGATGTCTGACTGGGAGGCAGTCTCAAGGGAGtcggaggaggtgctggcgaaGCCGGACATCAAGGGCTGCCATGAGATCCTGGTGAAGGCGTACGAGGGCGGCAACCACCACCCCGAGATTCTCTGGCGCCTCGGCCGCTCCTACTACGAGATGGCGAACGAGAGCACCGATCCAGCGGTGCAGGAGCCCTACCTGAAGGAGGGCATGGAGCTGTGCAAGAAGTCTGTGGAGGCGGACCCGAACAACTTCGCCTCGCACAAGTGGCTCGGTATTCTCATTTCGGAGCAGAAGGTTGGCAGCAAGGAAAAGATCGCGAACGCGTACGTGATTCGCGACCACTTCCTGAAGGCGGTTGAACTGAACCCCAACGACGCCACCTCGCTGCATTGCATGGGCAACTGGTGCTTCAAGATTCTGCAGGTTGGATGGTTGGAGCgcaaggcggcagcgctgatcCTTGGCGAACCTCCGAGCTCGACCTACGAGGAGTGCCTCGGCTACCTGCTCCGTTCTGCGGAGGCAGGGAACACGATCTACAACTCCACGATGATTGGCGACGCATACGCGCAGCAACGCATGTACGATGAGGCCCGTAAGTGGTACCAAACGGCGATTGATATGCCTACGTGCACagagctgcagaagcgcaaCCATGAAGCCGCCATTGCCAAGATGAAGAAGATCTAAAccaagaaaaagagatgcGAGTAAGGAGGGTGGTGCAAAGAGCTCTGCTAGGAAAGGAAAGTACGCGCAGTCCTtcacagagaagagaactCGGTGATAGTGAATGAGCAAAATCACAAAGTTGAGGAGAGGGCCTCCGTAGCGTGAGGCGCTTTGCCGTCTCGTCTGACCCTTTTCGTCAAACCTCACCTCTCTCAGTAGAACTGgaagcgccaccaccaccggtgGTGCGACACAGATCACGATAAGTAcatctgcatgtgtgtggaggaggggagaggagaggataTGCTCATCTTGGGCACTTGCTGATCACGCCGAGACTCCCTGTCACACACCCTttcccacctcctccttatCCGCTACtaacagcaccgccacaaTAGCCCTGCACGTTTGCCCCATTGCCGTGATCTgatgttgttgttttttcgtttttcttctcgaGCTCTTACGTTTTGCtgtcctttttttcttgttgtCTTTTTGCTTCGTCGCGCTTTTCTCTCCGTGGGAAGGGGCTTTGCTTCCCCAGCCGtacctttccctccctccctccctctctctctctctgagccTTGCACGTGTGCTCGCGCGCTCGATGGACACGACGAGATCGGAAGCGTtgtgagagagaaggtggtggaAGAAGCAACAAATGAAATGGAAAGCAAAAAAATGccaaaaagggggaaagggggaaaaaaggggaagcgACTGGTCAATGGGACACGCCCGGTATCACATCGGGCCTGCCTGCACTTCTGCTGTTCTCTGTTTTCTCTGCTCATTGTCATACTCGTGCACGCGCgtattggggggggggggggtcccCAAAAGAggtctccctttctctctctctcccagtTCCGACCTGTAAGGTGCTTCACTGGGAAAAACAGTGGGGGTCTCTCTCACTCTTATACACCACGCTGCCCCCACCCTCCGTGCTCGCTCTCGGACTCCTCCGTTCTCAGCCAGTGCCGAGCACCTCTTCCCTGGGTACACAGCAATTAAAACAAGGTGGTTTCTTTGGCgcccgccgcccccccctctactcCGCATCCACATCGGGCTCTGCCTCCTTCTCACAAATCCCTCCACTATGTTTGAGCTTGCGTAGAGAGACGAGTGTGTCAGCTGAGGAATGAAtgtgctcctcttccccccccctactcccctcacacacgcagacgccactccctctttctctcgctcgcgCGCCACTCTACCCAGACACGAGGGCTGCACAGGCGAACACGTacatcccctcctccctttgtgtgtgggtacgcataggggaggaaggaaagagaggggaggggctgtACAggttttcccttttcgttccTTCGCTGTATCCCTTCCCTGCCATCCAGCATGAGGTCAGACTACCTCCACTCAAACCATGGCCTCGAACATTACCCAtccccgcctcgcagccgcacccgtcctgccggtcgccacctcgtgcacCCCTCGGGCTGCCTCGCGCTCCTCACCACTAGGCAGCGGGAGCCGGGTGGgatacgctcgagtcacgcggACACGCTGCCTGTCATGTGGATGCTACAAGAGTGTTCACGGCCGCGGGTCGCTGCGACACCCCGCCATGCAGGACCCGAGCGCCGAGATCAGGAGCGATGCGTCGCCCCGGCCTCCCCTACGTCGTTGGCccttgaccctgtcaccacccagagtggctcggcattggcagggatagaggCGCGTGGGCTACCTGGCAACCCCCCACacagggagcgagagagagtgggggtgggggggcgCTGGAGACGGAGATGCCGCGCACTGCCGCCTGCCCCGCCAGAAAGGAGACGCACACAACGGCCGAATAATACAAAaaaagtggaggaggcggagaaggagtgcgtatgtgtggggaggggcgtACAGAGTGACTGCCCTGTGCTGAACGATTTGTTTTCTTTGCACAAACTGACCGACAGCGACAGGAgcgagggggcggggggtgATGCATTGAAAAAACAAAGAACACCCAATGAAAGAAAACTGCAACAGGGCGCCATGGCACACAACGAGCAAAGTATGTCTGCGGTGTTGGCCTGCTTTTCATCcccccaccatcaccaccaccatcagtTACGGCTGTCGGTGAGAGTGCTGgtgggaagggaagagacgTGTGGATTGTGTTTTTCCTGGATGTCAGCGTGCTACTGTGCCCGTGAGTGGACGAGTCCGGAGTGCGGTGCTTCATTTGTATCTTGTAGACTGCTACAGCTGGGAACTCTTCACTTCGCGTCGACAGCGCTCCCACCGGCATCACATCTCCCTCCCCGTTACTTTCACACGTCCTATCATCATCACGGCTCATATTAGGAGCGAgatatacatacatacatacatatatatatatacatacatacatatatatatatacatacatacatttatgtgtgagtgtgtgtgtacgtttCAGCGCGAATAATACCAGTAGTCTTGTCAAAGGTGGCGAAGGTGActtgcagacacacacacacacacacacgcatgcacacttTACATCCACATACTCTACCTCTCGCACACAACGCCTACTCGTCACCAAGGTTACCACTATgggtgaggaagaagagaacgacGTGATCGCCTCTGCCTTCAGCACTGAGGCGATCCTGGAGGCGGTGTCGCGTGCTGTCGCGTTCACGTACGAAAAGTGCTCACTCTGCGGCAACATCATTGAAGGGGAAATCGAACATGTTCTGCGAGAGCACCCGCATCTGAAGCATATTCACGCAATGGTAGCAAAACCCATACCACCCCTCTCCGCTTGTAGAAGCcacggcgcggctgcgatgGATCTCGGCTCCTTCGCAGTTGCAACGTCGAGCAAGGCTGATCGTGGCGAGGCCGCCTTCCGTGTCGTGCACCGCGCGCAGGCACAGCTCCATCGCCTTCTGAGTGGGATGCACGGTTGTGAAGGCCACGTGTACCCGTTCGGCAGCATTGTCTCAATGGGCTCGTGGGACGGCATCGGCGATGGCGACTTTTCTTTCGTGTGCCCGGAGTTGTGCTACGCGCCACCTCAGGATGAGCAAACGGTGGTGCCGGAGGAGGCTGTGGAACaggacagcgacgacgagaCGATGACGGAAGGGAAGAAAGGTTATGAGGTGCAAGAAAGCTCAGCCAGTGGAGAAGCTGATACCACCGGTGcagtcgccgccaccgcgctgcGTCACATGGACCCAGCGGAATCTGTTGAGAACGCCGCTATGGAGAAAGTGCAGTCGTCTATGCAACCCCTGTGCGACGAGAAGCGTATTATTCACAAGATCGCGGCGCGGCTTCGAGGTGCCGGCTTCCGCTTTGAGGAGCTGGACCTCGTCTTGCGCACTCGCATCCCTGTAGTGCGGCGTAAGCGGGCCGAACAAGAACCTCCCCCTCTGAACCCTGTGCCGCAGGCGTCATTCATTTGTATTCGCTTTGACACGGCAAGCGCCGAAAATGAGTTCCGCAAAGAGCGCCTGAAGCGCCTCATCTACATCTACAAGGCTACGGAGATCCTGAGCCGAGGCCGACAGCGGGGTCGCTCGCTTGTACTATCTGTCCCAGATTCTACCGATGCCATCCATCTCATGGCGCAGCGGGAACGCATACGCGGCGTGCGGAAGGAGTGGCTGGATAACCACCGCTCACCAGAGATTTTTTCCATCGACTTTGATATCTCGTGCCGCCATCATGGTATACGCAACAgctggctgctgcggcggtaTTTCGCACAAGACGAAGTGTTCCGCGTGGGCAATGTCTTTCTCAAGATGTGGAGCAAGGCTTGTGGAGTGAACAACTCCCGGGTCGGCTTCTTGACCTCGTACTCGATCTCCTTGTTGTGGATTTACTTCCTGCTGCGTCGTGGCGAGGCCGCATTTGTGAACCCTGCCGATATCCCAGAGCTGCCAAACCGAGAGGAGCACATGGAAGTGTCGTACATCCCGCTATGGCCAGCAGTGGCCAACGCTAAGGCCAACGCAGATCGGACGTCACGCCTCGGGGGTCTACTACAAGGCTTCTTCTACTTCTACGGAGAGGAGTTCTGCTGGGACACGCACGTTGTGACGATACGCAAACCGTATGACAGCGCCACCGCTATTCCCACCAAGGAGGACCTTGGCTGGGACAAATCTGACACGCTGAGCCTGGTGCTCAGAGACCGCTGCTACCACATCTTCTCCATCGAGGACGTATACGAAGAGGACCTCGACTTAGGCAGGCATCTTACACCAAACAAAGCGGCCTGGGCACGCCTCCAGTTTCGCCTCGCCTATCGGCAGTGTTGTACGGCTTGGCGCGCTGGCCCAGATGCAGAGGCGTCACCGTTGTGGCAGCTTTTCGACACGCCGCGGAAGCGTGCAGAAGACGTGCTGCGTGCCCGCCTGTACGCGTATCTCCTGCGCAACACCAAGGACGCCGCGGCACCCATTGCCAATATCCTCGAGCAGCTGTGCGTGAGCAATGAGTCCAAAGCAGGGAATGTGTCTGCGGAAGAAGATCCCATGTACCTTCCCTGTGCATACGAGCTGGGCAACCGACTGTGTGACCTCTGGTTCGACAGTGCTCAAGTCGCGCAGGACATTGCATTTCACAAAATGTACATCCGACGCAACACGGACTACACCCCGCCGGAAAACCCCATGATGCACGGCGAGTGGGCCGCCGTGTGCACCGATGACCTCCAAGAGCATCATGACCCAAAAActgcgcatcagcagcgcagtgTACGACTGGCCCCACCAGTGAGGAAAGACTCTGATACTACTGCGTCAAACCTCCAGGCGATGTGCGCGTCATCGCATGAACGAACTATGCAGCTCGTCACGTCACGCCGTCAGTATGAAGAGTGTGTGCTGATGCTGAGGAAGCATCCGCCGATACCCAAGCAGCCCCCGGCCGCTGTGGTCGGTGTGTCTCTTAAGGACCACGCTGGCACGTTGTATCCCCACTGCTTCTACCCCCTTCAGGGCCACCGACTGTTCGGAACATACGAGGCTCGCGCAACCTTCATACGCTGCGTCGGGGACGTGGTCGAGGAGCTGGCGCGGCTTCGTGGTAACAACACACCTAGGGAATTAGAACAGGGAGGCAATGTGCTGCACAACCGCGAGAACCTCTTGTTGCATCTCAAGAAGCAACTCTGTCCCAGCACAGTAGCCACAGATCCAACCTACAAAGCAGTGCTTAA of Leishmania braziliensis MHOM/BR/75/M2904 complete genome, chromosome 19 contains these proteins:
- a CDS encoding transcription initiation factor-like protein (TFIID-like protein) — its product is MDDDYAFFESDNLVEEELPVIGDFPDPIAQFGGIGVEHTGTIRDLDLTADDRLAAATFPGGDGAAVSLDLDELPPPIGNVQEFLPNVHPDAFPVVVAVQAQASIPVGINLAELSCATRNVEYMPNNRIPSATMRLHEPTAVVMMHNSGALSIIGAASVSEARQAAELAARIIRKALNLEFASLKFRVRSIAARFNVCSPIRLDKLAAYKLDPALSIGVAKLQVSYEPERFNGCVLRLVGKSSRGDNQWSVSCSVFVTGKVQLMGARSMDELRFAFNAFVPIIAKNLDERKTT